In Nitratiruptor sp. YY09-18, a single window of DNA contains:
- the mobA gene encoding molybdenum cofactor guanylyltransferase MobA — translation MKKFSIPCVIFAGGKSSRMGKDKALLLFGEKPLIQYQYERLLSFFDKVYISSKTNKFNFDAPLILDSSDIFAPTPAFLDIFKEFDEFFALSVDTPFIDYSIIERLITSALQNHHKDAIIAKTDFPHPLIGIYRKSIAPKIKEAIKRQNYKLNAILKEADTLFVEFEEDERFLNLNYPQDFAKALQRKKDLL, via the coding sequence ATGAAAAAATTCTCTATTCCTTGTGTTATCTTTGCTGGTGGGAAAAGCTCCCGTATGGGAAAGGATAAAGCCCTCCTTCTCTTTGGCGAGAAACCACTCATCCAGTATCAATATGAGCGACTGCTCTCTTTTTTTGATAAGGTCTACATCTCAAGTAAAACCAATAAGTTTAACTTTGATGCCCCACTTATTCTCGATAGTAGCGATATTTTTGCTCCTACTCCGGCATTTTTGGATATTTTCAAAGAGTTTGATGAATTTTTTGCATTGAGTGTCGATACACCATTTATTGACTATAGCATTATTGAAAGACTCATAACTTCCGCATTACAAAATCATCACAAAGATGCCATCATCGCAAAAACCGATTTTCCTCATCCACTCATTGGGATTTACCGCAAATCTATTGCTCCAAAGATTAAAGAGGCTATAAAGCGCCAAAACTATAAGCTCAATGCCATTTTGAAAGAGGCTGATACTCTTTTTGTAGAATTTGAAGAAGATGAGCGATTTTTAAATCTCAATTACCCACAAGATTTTGCCAAAGCTTTGCAACGCAAAAAAGATTTGCTATAA
- the dxr gene encoding 1-deoxy-D-xylulose-5-phosphate reductoisomerase, which produces MILLGSTGSIGVNTLHVAKEFGIEVEVLVAGNNVELLAKQVAVFRPRIVVSAKRANFDAPVVLHGEDGILQALEMAKSPLVVNALVGFTGLRPTLKAIELGKRVALANKESLVVAGKFIDIAKITPIDSEHFGLWYLLQNSFALQKLYITASGGALRDWPLEKIAQAKLEDVLKHPNWSMGQKITIDSATMVNKLFEVLEAYWLFGTKAIDAIIEPSSVIHALVEFVDGSTMLHASKPDMRLPIAYALLGRVDKPIVQPIDPLTMQIAFRSIDNDRYPIWHIKDALLSNPERGVVVNAANEAAIKRFLEGSFAFGDIARAIINAFEKFDVTVEIVDDIFKIDAEVRAYVKTL; this is translated from the coding sequence ATGATTCTCCTTGGCTCTACAGGGTCTATTGGAGTCAATACTTTACATGTGGCCAAAGAGTTTGGTATAGAAGTAGAGGTGCTCGTAGCTGGGAACAATGTTGAGCTTCTTGCCAAACAGGTTGCTGTCTTTCGTCCCCGCATTGTAGTGAGTGCTAAAAGGGCTAATTTTGATGCGCCAGTAGTACTCCACGGCGAAGATGGTATCCTCCAAGCCCTTGAGATGGCAAAGAGCCCTCTTGTAGTCAATGCACTTGTTGGCTTTACTGGTCTAAGGCCAACTCTCAAAGCCATTGAGCTTGGCAAACGTGTTGCATTAGCGAACAAAGAGAGCCTTGTAGTGGCTGGAAAGTTTATCGATATTGCAAAGATTACTCCTATAGATAGTGAGCACTTTGGATTGTGGTATCTTTTGCAAAATAGCTTTGCTTTGCAAAAACTTTATATCACCGCTAGTGGTGGCGCACTGCGTGACTGGCCGCTTGAAAAAATTGCCCAAGCAAAGCTTGAAGATGTACTCAAGCATCCTAACTGGAGCATGGGACAAAAGATCACAATCGATAGTGCCACGATGGTTAACAAACTCTTTGAAGTCTTGGAAGCTTATTGGCTCTTTGGTACTAAAGCAATAGATGCAATAATAGAGCCAAGCTCAGTAATACATGCTCTTGTGGAGTTTGTAGATGGAAGTACCATGCTACATGCAAGCAAGCCCGATATGCGACTGCCTATTGCATATGCACTGCTTGGAAGAGTTGATAAACCAATTGTTCAGCCTATCGATCCACTTACGATGCAGATAGCTTTTCGATCAATTGACAACGATCGCTATCCGATATGGCATATAAAGGATGCGCTATTATCAAATCCTGAGCGAGGTGTAGTGGTCAATGCTGCCAATGAAGCAGCCATTAAGCGGTTTTTGGAAGGAAGTTTTGCTTTTGGAGATATTGCTCGGGCTATTATAAATGCTTTTGAGAAGTTTGATGTTACAGTGGAGATTGTGGATGATATTTTTAAAATAGATGCTGAGGTGAGAGCATATGTTAAGACTTTATAA
- a CDS encoding phosphatidate cytidylyltransferase — MGELTKRLLTGAVLIGIVALVAWIDSFGLTWFFFGVIYLFAFYEALKLYGMSERNTLYFWALVIWIVAAFYPNPDDLFFLIALIFAAYEAYTQERDWQKFLPFLYPTASFLFLLALYHDFGMDALIWLVIVVALTDIGAYFTGRAIGKHSFCKTSPKKTWEGVIGGVLIATVAGSYYALILVDLPFGIVISLLTAIAAVFGDLFESYLKRSAGVKDSGNILPGHGGILDRVDGYLFAAPAMVILLRGLL; from the coding sequence ATGGGTGAGCTTACAAAACGCCTCCTAACAGGTGCAGTTCTCATCGGTATTGTTGCATTGGTAGCTTGGATTGATAGTTTTGGATTAACTTGGTTCTTTTTTGGTGTCATCTATCTCTTTGCATTTTATGAAGCATTGAAGCTTTATGGAATGAGTGAGAGAAACACTCTCTATTTTTGGGCTTTAGTGATATGGATTGTGGCAGCATTTTATCCAAATCCAGATGATCTTTTTTTCCTCATTGCTCTTATTTTTGCTGCTTATGAAGCTTATACGCAAGAGCGTGATTGGCAAAAGTTTTTGCCGTTTCTCTATCCAACTGCTTCATTTTTGTTTTTGTTGGCGCTCTATCACGATTTTGGGATGGATGCACTCATATGGCTAGTGATTGTAGTTGCTCTTACTGATATTGGGGCTTACTTCACAGGGCGTGCAATTGGCAAACATTCCTTTTGTAAGACTTCACCTAAAAAGACGTGGGAAGGTGTCATTGGCGGAGTGCTCATAGCAACAGTTGCGGGAAGTTACTACGCTCTTATTTTGGTAGATCTTCCATTTGGAATCGTTATTTCACTCCTTACTGCCATTGCAGCAGTCTTTGGGGATCTTTTTGAGAGTTATCTCAAGCGTAGTGCAGGAGTAAAAGACAGTGGTAATATCTTACCAGGACATGGCGGAATACTTGATAGGGTAGATGGGTATCTTTTTGCGGCTCCAGCTATGGTGATCTTGCTACGAGGATTGTTATGA
- a CDS encoding CDGSH iron-sulfur domain-containing protein, with product MARLVKMDEEAPLKLETAEKTYFICQCGLSKNKPFCDGNHKRVKDEEEDKIYIYDEEGRITIKP from the coding sequence ATGGCGCGACTTGTGAAGATGGATGAGGAAGCACCATTGAAGCTAGAAACTGCAGAGAAGACATATTTCATCTGTCAGTGCGGGCTTTCAAAAAATAAACCCTTTTGCGATGGTAATCATAAAAGAGTAAAAGATGAAGAAGAGGATAAGATCTATATTTATGATGAGGAGGGGCGTATAACTATCAAGCCGTGA
- a CDS encoding NFACT RNA binding domain-containing protein, giving the protein MRYKELRAFVKYLQQFRHLNDIARVDDNVLRAVFDKKDIFFDLNRSKNLIYMRDDFVKTKFYNAPFDKVLAKKCKKSFIEKIELDSNDKIIRIYCKKRGSYKEESAILQLEFTGRHANAIILDEKGYVLEALHHDFHRDIRPGKPLYPLTPPKKLDKSEIEIDDMEEYLHNIYKKELAKRLSVLKSAKLLQINKQKAKLQKLLASLEKEEDLLGQADEEEKKGQLILANLHRIKPYQKEFKGEDFEGNFINFSLPTEAKTPAMMSDIFFKRAKKLRQKAANIHIQRENLQEKIAFLDKKANLVRSAKRVEDIELLFSKGAKKEARRDKNYERYNIAGYDVYIGKNKRGNVELLKKAKASDIWLHLKDLPSAHVIITTNKQNVPQDVLEQAAKLCASFSVEHPGSYKVDYTQRRNVKPKEGANVEYVKYKTLSVRI; this is encoded by the coding sequence ATGAGATATAAAGAGCTAAGAGCATTTGTAAAGTATTTACAGCAATTTCGCCATCTTAACGATATAGCAAGAGTTGATGATAATGTGTTACGGGCTGTCTTTGATAAAAAAGATATTTTTTTTGATTTGAACCGTAGTAAAAATCTCATCTATATGCGGGATGATTTTGTCAAAACAAAATTTTACAACGCCCCTTTCGATAAGGTATTAGCTAAAAAATGTAAAAAGAGCTTCATTGAAAAAATTGAGCTAGATAGTAATGATAAGATTATACGCATCTATTGCAAAAAGCGTGGCTCTTACAAAGAAGAATCGGCTATTTTACAGCTTGAATTTACTGGTCGTCATGCAAATGCGATTATTTTGGATGAGAAGGGATATGTTTTAGAAGCCCTCCATCACGATTTTCATAGAGATATCCGCCCAGGAAAACCTCTTTACCCTCTCACACCTCCCAAGAAGCTTGATAAGAGTGAGATAGAGATCGATGATATGGAAGAGTATCTCCATAATATTTATAAAAAAGAACTTGCAAAGCGGCTGAGTGTCTTAAAAAGTGCAAAACTATTGCAGATCAATAAGCAAAAAGCAAAACTGCAAAAGCTTCTTGCATCTTTAGAAAAGGAAGAAGATCTTTTGGGCCAAGCGGATGAAGAGGAGAAAAAGGGACAGCTTATTTTGGCAAATCTGCACCGCATCAAGCCCTATCAAAAGGAGTTTAAAGGGGAGGATTTTGAAGGAAATTTCATAAACTTTTCACTCCCAACAGAGGCAAAAACGCCAGCGATGATGAGTGATATTTTTTTTAAGCGTGCAAAGAAATTGCGCCAAAAAGCAGCCAATATCCATATACAGCGCGAAAATTTGCAAGAAAAGATTGCGTTTTTGGATAAAAAGGCAAATCTTGTACGTAGCGCCAAGAGGGTAGAGGATATTGAACTACTCTTTAGTAAAGGTGCGAAAAAGGAAGCAAGAAGAGATAAAAACTATGAGCGCTACAATATTGCTGGATATGATGTGTATATTGGTAAAAACAAAAGAGGAAATGTGGAGCTTCTTAAAAAAGCAAAAGCGAGCGATATATGGCTTCATCTCAAAGATCTCCCTTCAGCCCATGTGATTATTACAACAAACAAGCAAAATGTTCCACAAGATGTGCTTGAGCAGGCAGCAAAGCTGTGTGCTAGCTTTAGTGTAGAGCATCCTGGGTCATACAAAGTCGACTATACCCAACGTCGCAATGTCAAACCAAAAGAGGGGGCAAATGTAGAGTATGTGAAGTATAAGACATTAAGTGTTAGAATATAA
- the moaC gene encoding cyclic pyranopterin monophosphate synthase MoaC has product MKSDLTHLDEKKRPKMVDVGAKDETERIAVASGIIEVTPEAFDAVKNETTKKGAVLHTAVIAAIMGAKKTPDLIPMCHPLLLTSINCNVEDLPELPGFKLTVTCKLKGRTGVEMEALTGVSIGLLTIYDMLKAIDKGMVIKNIQLERKSGGKSGDFIREEHS; this is encoded by the coding sequence ATGAAATCTGATCTTACACATCTTGATGAAAAAAAACGTCCTAAAATGGTAGATGTGGGAGCCAAAGATGAGACGGAGCGCATAGCGGTTGCCAGCGGTATCATCGAAGTGACTCCAGAAGCATTTGATGCGGTAAAAAATGAAACGACCAAAAAAGGCGCAGTGCTCCACACTGCAGTCATAGCTGCCATTATGGGAGCCAAAAAAACTCCAGACCTCATACCCATGTGTCATCCCCTGCTTCTCACATCTATCAACTGTAATGTGGAAGATCTCCCAGAATTACCAGGTTTTAAGCTCACTGTCACTTGCAAGCTCAAAGGCCGCACAGGAGTAGAGATGGAAGCTTTGACGGGAGTAAGCATTGGGCTTTTGACGATCTATGATATGCTCAAAGCCATCGATAAAGGAATGGTTATCAAAAATATCCAGTTAGAACGCAAAAGTGGTGGTAAAAGTGGAGATTTTATCAGAGAGGAGCACTCTTAA
- a CDS encoding UDP-N-acetylmuramate dehydrogenase has protein sequence MKKLIDFSRYSSINIGPKIEVEVIERIDPINEEFFLIGGANNLLVSPTPPPLAVLGKTFDFIRIEGDELIIGAKTSTGKVVSFCKKHNIAGFEFLSKLPGTIGGAIKMNAGVKEYEIKDRLLWIRTHMGKIPAHKLGLKYRKSDIKNIIYEAGFKIEPGYSEELRQKLLQLRSNQPKEPSAGSIFKNPPGNYAGRLIEAVGLKGKRIGNMAWSSVHANFLVNLGGGSFDEAMVLINEAKKRVFEKFGIALQEEVIIL, from the coding sequence TTGAAAAAACTCATAGATTTTAGCCGCTATAGCTCTATTAACATCGGTCCAAAGATTGAAGTAGAAGTGATAGAGAGGATTGATCCTATAAATGAAGAGTTTTTCCTCATAGGCGGAGCAAACAACCTTCTCGTAAGCCCCACTCCACCACCTCTGGCAGTTTTGGGTAAAACCTTTGACTTTATACGCATAGAAGGCGATGAGCTCATCATTGGTGCAAAAACTTCAACAGGTAAAGTAGTTTCATTTTGCAAAAAACATAATATCGCAGGGTTTGAATTTTTGAGCAAACTCCCTGGAACTATTGGTGGTGCCATAAAGATGAATGCGGGCGTCAAAGAGTATGAGATCAAAGATCGGCTTTTGTGGATTCGCACTCACATGGGTAAAATCCCAGCTCATAAACTTGGTCTTAAGTATCGCAAAAGCGATATTAAAAACATAATCTATGAAGCTGGCTTCAAAATAGAACCTGGATACAGCGAAGAGCTTCGTCAAAAACTCCTGCAACTACGCTCCAATCAACCAAAAGAACCAAGTGCTGGAAGCATTTTTAAAAATCCTCCTGGAAATTATGCTGGTAGACTCATCGAAGCAGTAGGACTCAAAGGTAAACGCATCGGTAATATGGCATGGAGTAGTGTGCATGCCAATTTTTTAGTCAATCTTGGTGGTGGAAGTTTTGATGAAGCAATGGTATTAATCAATGAAGCAAAAAAACGTGTTTTTGAAAAGTTTGGAATAGCGTTGCAAGAAGAGGTGATTATACTCTAG
- the sfsA gene encoding DNA/RNA nuclease SfsA — protein MILFDLKTLGELVTGSLIKRENRFLATALVHNKIKKVHIADTGRLEEILTPNRELLLLKNRPGLKTDYTLIAAKMEEGWVLINTKLHRPIAQKAIEQGVLGFIPKSIQAEVPFEKSRLDFKADNTYIELKGCSLVQDSICLFPNAPTSRGIKHIQDLIQAKEQGFDAYILIMAVRKCRCFKPHPTRDPVFQKVFYQALQKGVKFRGFFIKIDANLYVVFDGELDLCT, from the coding sequence GTGATTCTCTTTGATCTCAAAACTTTAGGCGAGCTCGTAACCGGCTCGCTTATAAAACGAGAGAACCGCTTCTTAGCTACCGCTTTAGTTCATAATAAAATCAAAAAAGTTCATATAGCAGATACAGGAAGACTAGAAGAGATCCTCACGCCAAACAGAGAACTCCTTCTTCTTAAAAACCGCCCAGGTCTCAAAACAGACTACACTTTGATAGCTGCCAAAATGGAAGAGGGATGGGTACTAATCAATACAAAACTCCACCGCCCTATTGCCCAAAAAGCAATTGAACAAGGGGTGTTAGGATTTATTCCCAAAAGTATCCAAGCAGAAGTGCCTTTTGAAAAGAGCAGACTTGATTTTAAAGCAGACAACACCTATATTGAGCTCAAAGGGTGTAGTCTCGTGCAAGATAGTATCTGCCTCTTTCCCAATGCTCCCACATCAAGAGGCATTAAGCATATCCAAGACCTCATCCAAGCAAAAGAACAAGGATTTGATGCCTATATCCTCATCATGGCAGTTAGAAAATGCAGATGTTTCAAACCCCATCCTACAAGAGACCCTGTATTTCAAAAAGTCTTCTACCAAGCGCTCCAAAAGGGAGTAAAGTTTCGTGGATTTTTTATCAAAATTGATGCAAATCTTTATGTAGTTTTTGATGGGGAGCTTGATTTATGTACGTAA
- a CDS encoding alpha/beta hydrolase, with translation MDRFLLLHGWGGSDYPHWQSWLAGELAKEYGTVSFPLIHHPHHPNKGKWMRQFKKHLQTFKPTTVICHSLACTVWMALCEEGEIDEVERLMLVAPPSKNTDIELLKQFFPHILPQTLFAKEVQFVVSTNDPYLKLEEAHDLQRHFDCEMLILENAGHINDKSGYGAWPWVLAWAKRDQSLLSEPL, from the coding sequence ATGGATAGGTTTTTGCTTTTGCACGGATGGGGAGGGAGTGACTATCCTCACTGGCAAAGTTGGCTTGCAGGAGAACTTGCCAAAGAGTATGGGACGGTGAGTTTTCCACTCATCCATCACCCTCATCATCCAAATAAGGGGAAATGGATGAGACAATTTAAGAAACATCTTCAAACTTTTAAACCTACAACAGTTATATGCCATTCACTTGCTTGTACCGTTTGGATGGCACTATGTGAAGAGGGAGAGATTGATGAGGTGGAACGACTCATGCTCGTAGCACCTCCGAGTAAAAATACAGATATTGAGCTTTTGAAGCAATTTTTTCCTCATATCCTTCCTCAAACACTCTTTGCCAAAGAGGTACAGTTCGTAGTTTCTACAAATGATCCCTATTTGAAGCTTGAAGAAGCGCACGATTTGCAGCGCCATTTTGATTGTGAGATGCTGATACTAGAAAATGCTGGACACATCAATGATAAAAGTGGCTATGGTGCATGGCCATGGGTGCTTGCGTGGGCAAAGAGAGATCAAAGTCTACTATCGGAGCCGTTATGA
- the leuC gene encoding 3-isopropylmalate dehydratase large subunit, protein MGQTITEKIFSEHVGREVKAGEIVECELDMIIGNDITTPISIKAFRESGAKRLAKPDNFAIVLDHFIPAKDIASANQAKISREFAYEHNLKHFFDEKDMGIEHALLPEKGLVVPGDVIIGADSHTCTHGALGAFATGMGSTDLAYGMITGKNWFKVPPSIKVVYSGKLGEYVYGKDLILELIRRIGVDGALYKALEFTGDTIENLDMDGRFSLCNMAIEAGAKNGIIAVDEVTKAFLADKDLAREPKIHYSDEDAQYEQVIEIDVNSLEPVIAFPHLPSNGRPISEAAKMDLKVDQVFIGSCTNGRLSDIAIAAEILKGRKVARHTRMIVTPATQKILKEAEKRGYIDILIDAGAVVSNPTCGACLGGYMGILGDNERCVSTTNRNFVGRMGARTSEIYLANSAVAAASAVAGKITDPREL, encoded by the coding sequence ATGGGTCAGACAATTACAGAAAAAATATTTAGTGAACATGTGGGGCGTGAAGTAAAAGCGGGAGAAATAGTAGAGTGCGAACTTGATATGATTATCGGTAACGATATTACAACGCCTATTTCTATCAAAGCTTTTCGCGAAAGCGGAGCAAAAAGATTAGCAAAACCAGATAATTTTGCAATTGTACTTGATCACTTCATCCCGGCAAAAGATATCGCCAGTGCAAACCAGGCAAAAATCAGCCGTGAATTTGCTTATGAGCATAATCTCAAGCACTTCTTTGATGAAAAGGATATGGGAATTGAGCATGCTTTGCTTCCAGAAAAGGGGCTTGTGGTTCCAGGAGACGTGATCATTGGCGCAGATTCACATACATGTACGCATGGTGCACTTGGAGCATTTGCTACGGGGATGGGAAGCACAGATCTCGCATACGGAATGATTACAGGCAAAAACTGGTTTAAAGTGCCACCTTCAATCAAAGTAGTTTACAGCGGAAAACTTGGCGAGTATGTGTATGGAAAAGACCTCATCTTAGAGCTTATTCGTCGCATCGGCGTAGATGGAGCACTCTATAAAGCACTCGAATTTACAGGCGATACGATAGAAAATCTCGATATGGATGGGCGGTTCAGTCTTTGCAACATGGCAATTGAAGCGGGAGCAAAAAATGGAATCATTGCCGTCGATGAGGTAACAAAAGCCTTTTTGGCTGACAAAGATCTCGCACGTGAACCAAAAATCCACTACAGCGATGAAGATGCCCAGTATGAGCAAGTGATTGAAATAGATGTAAATAGTCTCGAGCCTGTCATCGCCTTCCCACACCTTCCAAGCAATGGCCGCCCTATCAGTGAAGCAGCAAAAATGGACTTAAAAGTAGATCAAGTCTTTATTGGAAGTTGTACCAATGGACGCCTTAGCGATATTGCAATCGCAGCTGAGATATTAAAGGGACGCAAAGTAGCACGTCATACCCGGATGATCGTCACTCCTGCAACGCAAAAGATCTTAAAAGAAGCAGAAAAACGAGGCTATATCGATATTCTCATCGATGCTGGAGCGGTAGTCAGCAATCCAACATGTGGAGCATGCCTTGGAGGCTACATGGGAATTTTGGGTGATAATGAACGATGTGTAAGCACAACAAACAGAAACTTTGTAGGACGTATGGGAGCACGTACAAGTGAAATTTATCTCGCAAACTCTGCAGTTGCAGCTGCAAGTGCAGTAGCGGGAAAAATCACAGATCCTCGAGAGCTGTGA
- the tsaD gene encoding tRNA (adenosine(37)-N6)-threonylcarbamoyltransferase complex transferase subunit TsaD, translated as MILSIESSCDDSSIAVTRINDYKLLFHKKISQELAHSVYGGVVPELASRLHAEALPKILEEAKEFLPHIKAVAVTNEPGLSVTLMEGVMMAKALHLALGVPLIGVNHLVGHIYSLFIEQEARLPKMVLLVSGGHTMILDVKGYNDLKVLATTLDDSFGESFDKVAKMMGLGYPGGPIIEKLARKGNPDRFSFPIPLKNSSKLAFSYSGLKNAVRLALGELENLSRQDMEDIAASFQKAAIAHLLQKTKKACEIYTPSDFAIVGGASANLALREAFEKECAKRRIPIEFAKLEFCSDNAAMIGRAAIEAYRRRDFIAMEDLKVLPRSCFV; from the coding sequence ATGATTTTGAGTATAGAGAGTAGTTGCGATGATAGCTCTATCGCTGTAACACGTATCAATGACTATAAACTCCTCTTTCACAAAAAGATCTCCCAAGAGCTAGCACATAGCGTATATGGAGGGGTTGTGCCAGAGCTTGCGAGCCGTCTCCATGCTGAGGCTTTGCCAAAGATTTTGGAAGAGGCGAAGGAGTTTTTACCACATATCAAAGCAGTAGCAGTGACAAATGAGCCAGGACTCTCTGTAACACTCATGGAAGGTGTTATGATGGCGAAGGCTCTCCATCTAGCTCTAGGTGTTCCCCTCATTGGGGTCAATCATCTTGTAGGACATATCTACTCGCTCTTCATCGAGCAAGAGGCGAGACTACCGAAGATGGTGCTGCTTGTGAGTGGTGGGCATACGATGATTTTGGATGTGAAGGGCTACAATGACCTCAAAGTCTTGGCAACTACCCTTGATGATAGTTTTGGTGAGAGCTTTGACAAAGTTGCAAAGATGATGGGTCTTGGCTATCCTGGTGGGCCAATTATCGAAAAATTAGCAAGAAAAGGAAATCCTGATCGTTTCTCTTTCCCGATTCCGCTTAAAAATAGCTCTAAATTGGCTTTTAGCTACTCTGGGCTCAAAAATGCAGTACGTTTAGCTTTGGGGGAGTTGGAAAACCTTAGCCGCCAGGATATGGAAGATATTGCAGCATCTTTTCAAAAAGCAGCCATTGCGCATCTTTTACAAAAGACAAAAAAAGCGTGTGAAATCTATACACCTAGTGACTTTGCAATAGTTGGTGGGGCGAGTGCGAATCTTGCCTTGCGAGAAGCTTTTGAAAAAGAGTGTGCAAAGCGGCGTATCCCAATAGAATTTGCAAAGTTAGAATTTTGTAGTGATAATGCAGCAATGATAGGGCGTGCAGCAATAGAGGCATACAGGAGGCGCGATTTTATTGCTATGGAGGATCTCAAAGTTTTGCCTCGCAGCTGCTTTGTGTAA
- a CDS encoding MJ1477/TM1410 family putative glycoside hydrolase: MRKVYLFLMILFFIGCNASNGVPQSASTKKWAMQLQNSDLDEIAHSGFDLVVIDYAKDGTEEGKYSADEINLIKSNGIKLIAYLSIAEAENYRYYWQDEWIRHPPPWLGEENSEWPGNYAVKYWHKDWKSLIKDYLDKIIAQGFDGVYLDKVDEFEYWSQKGLLSEQDAAIKMADFIDEIAHYTRSKKKEFLIIPQNGEKILQYERNLAKIVSGWAAEDLFYNGTEPWNKKEQQEIEQKRFVYLDLVQKADKPILSIDYVDDGSGYCGKNKARIEDYRKKAVARGYSPYVAIYDRDLDELNIIEGVQP; the protein is encoded by the coding sequence ATGAGAAAAGTATATTTGTTTTTGATGATACTTTTCTTTATCGGTTGTAATGCCTCAAATGGAGTCCCACAGAGTGCAAGTACCAAAAAATGGGCTATGCAGTTGCAAAATAGTGATCTGGATGAGATAGCACACTCTGGATTTGATCTTGTGGTGATAGATTATGCAAAAGATGGAACAGAAGAAGGAAAATATAGTGCTGATGAGATAAATTTGATCAAATCCAACGGGATAAAACTCATAGCATATCTTAGTATCGCAGAAGCTGAAAATTATAGATATTATTGGCAAGATGAATGGATCAGGCATCCCCCACCATGGCTTGGGGAAGAAAACAGTGAGTGGCCAGGAAATTATGCAGTAAAGTATTGGCATAAAGATTGGAAATCTCTCATAAAAGATTATCTCGATAAGATTATCGCACAAGGGTTTGATGGTGTCTATTTAGATAAAGTTGATGAGTTTGAGTATTGGAGCCAAAAAGGATTGTTGAGTGAACAAGATGCAGCAATAAAGATGGCAGATTTTATCGATGAAATAGCTCACTATACGAGAAGTAAAAAGAAAGAGTTTTTAATAATTCCTCAAAATGGTGAAAAAATATTGCAGTATGAGAGAAATTTGGCCAAAATAGTTTCAGGCTGGGCAGCAGAGGATCTTTTTTATAATGGTACTGAGCCTTGGAATAAAAAAGAACAGCAAGAGATAGAGCAAAAGCGATTTGTATATCTAGATCTTGTACAAAAAGCAGATAAACCTATTTTGAGTATAGATTATGTTGATGATGGGTCTGGCTATTGTGGCAAGAATAAAGCAAGAATTGAAGATTACAGGAAAAAAGCTGTTGCGAGAGGGTATAGTCCATATGTTGCAATATACGATAGAGATTTGGATGAACTCAATATTATTGAAGGAGTGCAGCCATGA
- a CDS encoding Dabb family protein has translation MVRHIVFMKFPDFSLAQIAKEKLLSMKDNIEVLQDIEVGIDFSRSERSYDLALVTTFASKEDLEAYRIHPYHQNEIVAWLKKQGTETKVVDYEI, from the coding sequence ATGGTTCGACATATTGTCTTTATGAAGTTTCCTGATTTTAGTTTAGCACAAATTGCCAAAGAGAAACTGCTTAGTATGAAAGATAATATCGAAGTATTACAAGATATAGAGGTTGGAATTGACTTTAGTAGAAGCGAAAGAAGTTATGATTTGGCTCTTGTAACCACTTTTGCATCCAAAGAGGATCTTGAAGCTTATCGTATCCATCCCTACCATCAAAATGAGATCGTAGCATGGCTTAAAAAACAGGGTACTGAAACAAAGGTAGTCGATTATGAAATCTGA
- the tpx gene encoding thiol peroxidase — protein MATVTLKGNPVNLEGNEVNVGDKAPEATVVTTDLAEKQVGGAQDKVQMIVVVPSLDTPVCATETRKFNEEASNIEGVDVTVVSMDLPFASKRFCSTEGVENLTVASDYRNRDFGEKYGVVIAEGPLKGILARAIFIIDKNGNVVYKQLVPEITEEPNYEEALEAAKKAAAA, from the coding sequence ATGGCAACTGTTACACTAAAAGGAAATCCAGTAAATTTGGAAGGTAATGAAGTAAACGTAGGAGATAAAGCTCCTGAGGCGACTGTAGTAACAACTGACTTGGCAGAAAAGCAAGTAGGTGGTGCACAAGACAAAGTACAAATGATTGTTGTTGTTCCTTCACTTGACACACCAGTGTGTGCAACTGAAACAAGAAAGTTCAACGAAGAAGCTTCAAATATTGAAGGTGTAGATGTTACTGTTGTTTCTATGGACCTTCCGTTCGCAAGTAAGAGATTTTGTTCAACTGAGGGTGTAGAGAATCTCACTGTTGCAAGTGACTATAGAAACAGAGATTTTGGTGAGAAGTATGGTGTTGTAATTGCTGAAGGACCTCTCAAAGGAATCCTTGCTAGAGCAATTTTCATCATTGATAAAAATGGAAACGTTGTCTATAAGCAACTCGTTCCTGAAATCACAGAAGAGCCAAACTACGAAGAAGCTCTTGAAGCTGCGAAAAAAGCGGCAGCTGCATAA